TTTCATATCATTTTTCAAAAGAGAATAGAAAAGATGTAATAAGTTTTACATATAATGTCTTTACAAAAGTCGCTAGTTTTATTCCAAAAGTGTCTTTTAATGCATTTGGTATAGGAGTTGAAGTTGAAGCTGATAGAACAGTACAGCAACTAGAAGAAGAAAATATAAAACAGCAGATTAAACAGGGTGTAGGTAGATTAGAAGACGGTGGAATAATATGTTTTGATGATTTTGAAAGAAAGTCTTCCAAGATAGACTTAAATGATTTGTTTGGTTTTATTACAAATCTAACTGAGACCTTTAAAACTAAAACAGTGATTATCACAAACCAAGAGTTCTTTAAAGACAATGACAATGAAGTGTTTTCTAGAATAAAAGAAAAAAGCGTAAATAAATTTCTTCTTTTAGATCCCACTGTAGATGAGTTGTTTGAGACAATATATACTGAAAAATATTCTGATTTAGATGAATATAAAGAGAAAATACTTGAAGCCATTAAAATAACAGAAGAAAAAAATGCAAGAATCTTTATTCAAGTTCTTGATAATTGTTTAGAGTATAAGGAACTAATAGAAGATAAACAAGACATGTTTTTATTAGTAATAGTGACTATATTATTTGTAAAATATAATATTATATTTGAGATGGAAAACTATAATAAAGGATTTGGTGAAGCATATTTGCCAAGAATTGTAAAACATGCATCTGAAAATATAGTTTATCA
This region of Sulfurimonas sp. genomic DNA includes:
- a CDS encoding P-loop NTPase fold protein; the encoded protein is MANQHDIKNYLLDKEDAYFKQDNRNGEILMLSGVWGSGKTYFWKEELENELIKTLKDNKSYVYISLYGHDSLEELQNEIQQVSYHFSKENRKDVISFTYNVFTKVASFIPKVSFNAFGIGVEVEADRTVQQLEEENIKQQIKQGVGRLEDGGIICFDDFERKSSKIDLNDLFGFITNLTETFKTKTVIITNQEFFKDNDNEVFSRIKEKSVNKFLLLDPTVDELFETIYTEKYSDLDEYKEKILEAIKITEEKNARIFIQVLDNCLEYKELIEDKQDMFLLVIVTILFVKYNIIFEMENYNKGFGEAYLPRIVKHASENIVYHMWRMKRVQSLFAESKHQFVNILIKEVESNSKDAQRESVKKDIIFIEENQNKFYQVYKYAFIKNYFYDCNQRTLEKMNNFVESGILPNE